The following proteins are co-located in the Trichormus variabilis 0441 genome:
- a CDS encoding ABC transporter permease, whose protein sequence is MLKRWLNLTSTIPEISIKNTIAGQESLTQEAWRKFCGNRQAMLGAVVLLIIVLSVVFGPLIYSVPINKIDFAKSTLPPSWEHPFGTNDLGQDILARILYGGRISIAVGVFSMVVAITLGILIGALSGFYGGWLDVVLMRLTDLCLALPRLPLLLLVIFLFRDAIKAIAGPELGIFVLVVLVIGGLNWMSVARLVRAGFLTVREQEFVTAARALGASPRRLIWIHILPNVISPVLVAATLSVSTAIVTESTLSFFGLGFPPDVPTWGRMLYDAQNFLEFAPYMVVFPGTAIFLTVLSINYIGDGLRDALDPRLS, encoded by the coding sequence ATGTTAAAACGTTGGCTAAATCTCACTTCCACAATACCCGAAATATCAATTAAAAATACTATTGCTGGGCAAGAAAGCCTCACTCAAGAAGCGTGGCGCAAATTTTGCGGTAATCGTCAGGCTATGTTGGGTGCTGTAGTATTACTGATTATTGTTTTGAGTGTTGTGTTTGGGCCTTTGATTTACTCTGTCCCTATCAATAAAATTGATTTTGCTAAGTCCACCCTACCACCTAGTTGGGAACATCCATTTGGGACTAATGATTTAGGTCAAGATATATTAGCCAGGATTTTGTATGGTGGCAGAATATCCATTGCTGTGGGTGTGTTTTCAATGGTGGTGGCGATAACCTTGGGGATACTCATCGGCGCACTTTCAGGATTTTATGGCGGTTGGTTAGATGTGGTATTGATGCGGTTAACTGATTTGTGCCTGGCTTTACCGCGCCTACCCTTATTGTTATTGGTGATATTTTTGTTCCGGGATGCCATTAAGGCGATCGCTGGCCCAGAACTAGGTATATTTGTCTTAGTCGTGCTAGTTATCGGCGGACTCAACTGGATGTCTGTCGCTAGGTTAGTTAGGGCTGGGTTTTTAACTGTGCGCGAACAGGAATTTGTCACAGCAGCCCGCGCCCTCGGTGCTTCCCCCAGACGGTTAATCTGGATTCATATTTTGCCCAATGTCATCAGTCCGGTATTGGTAGCAGCAACCCTCTCTGTGAGTACCGCCATCGTCACAGAATCTACACTCAGCTTTTTTGGTTTGGGCTTTCCCCCTGATGTCCCCACTTGGGGACGGATGCTTTACGATGCACAAAACTTTTTGGAGTTTGCACCGTATATGGTAGTGTTTCCAGGGACGGCAATATTTCTGACTGTGTTAAGTATTAACTACATAGGTGATGGTTTAAGAGATGCCCTTGATCCTCGATTATCTTAA
- a CDS encoding ABC transporter permease: protein MNKYLINRLLVAIPTLIAISLVIFTILALAPGDPMGEFALNPSITAEVRENIKRSLGLDQPIHIRYIKWVIAFVRGDMGYSFTSRSPVIDLILQRLPTTLWVVGAAYLIGAILAIPLGVISALKRHTVIDHVLTTLVFFGFSLPTFFTGLLFIIIFSIQLKWLPFIYNSTLQVKDWQSFIAQIQQSIMPISVLALWQTAMLMRFVRSEILENIHQDYVRTAYAKGLSKFVVIRRHILRNALIPVVTLIALDIPSVFTGALVTEKVFRVPGIGALLIDSIYKNDTPVVMAITFIYAILIVIFNLVADILYGFLDPRVKYTK from the coding sequence ATGAATAAATATTTAATCAATCGTCTACTAGTTGCTATCCCCACACTAATTGCTATTAGTCTTGTCATATTTACTATTTTGGCATTAGCCCCCGGTGATCCCATGGGTGAATTTGCCCTGAATCCTTCCATCACAGCAGAGGTGAGGGAAAATATCAAAAGGTCTTTAGGATTAGACCAACCAATTCATATTCGTTATATCAAGTGGGTGATAGCTTTTGTGCGTGGGGATATGGGCTATTCTTTCACTAGTCGCAGTCCTGTAATTGATTTAATTCTGCAACGTCTACCGACAACATTATGGGTAGTTGGTGCTGCTTATTTAATAGGTGCAATTCTCGCTATTCCGTTAGGCGTGATTTCTGCCCTCAAGCGCCATACAGTTATTGATCATGTTTTAACTACTTTAGTATTTTTCGGCTTTTCTCTGCCGACTTTCTTCACAGGTTTACTATTTATTATTATCTTTAGTATTCAATTGAAATGGTTGCCTTTTATTTATAACAGTACATTACAAGTAAAAGATTGGCAGAGTTTTATAGCCCAAATCCAACAATCTATTATGCCAATTTCTGTATTAGCACTTTGGCAAACAGCTATGCTCATGCGCTTTGTCCGTTCAGAAATTTTGGAAAATATCCATCAAGATTATGTCCGGACTGCTTATGCAAAAGGATTATCCAAATTTGTAGTGATTCGACGGCATATTTTACGAAATGCCTTAATTCCTGTAGTCACATTAATAGCATTGGATATTCCTAGTGTGTTTACAGGTGCTTTGGTCACAGAAAAAGTTTTTCGTGTTCCTGGTATCGGAGCTTTATTAATTGACTCTATTTATAAAAATGATACGCCAGTGGTGATGGCAATTACCTTTATATATGCAATTTTAATTGTGATTTTTAACCTAGTTGCCGATATTCTCTATGGTTTCTTAGATCCTCGCGTTAAATATACGAAATAA
- a CDS encoding class I SAM-dependent methyltransferase yields the protein MSQLFPGEVFANTADFDTGIRQLLPRYDEILEVISRCLPLTSHRILDLGCGTGELSLKILQRCPNAQVIALDYSPRMLEFAQHKIASSGYKERWTGLQADFGDWAINPETLNIGNEFDACVSSLAIHHLYDDMKLRLFQRIAASLTPNGCFWNADPTLPESPTLAEIYQAAREQWVSEQGSNFTEVRAKVGNSSPQGYSNPDQLATLDTHLQMLTKSGFTTVAVPWKYYGLAVFGGWVE from the coding sequence ATGTCACAGTTATTCCCTGGAGAAGTCTTCGCTAATACTGCTGATTTTGACACTGGGATTCGCCAGTTATTACCTCGCTATGATGAAATACTGGAGGTGATCAGTCGTTGTCTGCCTTTGACAAGTCATCGCATTTTAGACTTAGGTTGCGGTACAGGTGAACTTAGTCTCAAAATACTCCAACGCTGTCCCAATGCTCAAGTCATTGCTTTGGATTATTCACCGCGAATGCTGGAATTTGCTCAACATAAAATCGCCTCATCTGGGTATAAAGAACGTTGGACTGGTTTACAAGCTGATTTTGGCGACTGGGCTATCAATCCTGAGACATTGAATATTGGTAATGAATTTGATGCTTGTGTATCATCTCTAGCAATTCACCACCTCTATGACGACATGAAGTTACGGCTATTTCAGCGTATCGCTGCTAGTCTGACACCAAACGGTTGTTTCTGGAACGCAGACCCCACCTTACCAGAATCACCTACCCTTGCAGAAATTTACCAAGCAGCGCGAGAACAATGGGTAAGTGAACAGGGAAGCAATTTTACAGAAGTCCGCGCTAAGGTTGGCAATAGTAGCCCCCAAGGATACTCCAATCCAGACCAACTCGCTACTTTAGATACCCATTTGCAAATGCTGACAAAGTCTGGGTTTACGACGGTAGCAGTACCTTGGAAATATTATGGTTTAGCCGTTTTCGGCGGTTGGGTGGAGTAA
- a CDS encoding DUF3531 family protein — protein MHIQFREFDQFDVWMWLKFSTIPSQREKQYVEEVFNSWFYLGKLGAFNAENLQVQETGVDLSYLNYDSQGYDKSLLALMHNMGELEYEGQWARCWFDLGTSDAIAIDILINALTQLSEEYVTIEEFYIGGENENWPVEDSDSRPHSIYDN, from the coding sequence ATGCACATTCAGTTTCGTGAATTTGATCAATTTGATGTGTGGATGTGGCTAAAATTTAGTACCATCCCTTCTCAAAGAGAAAAGCAGTATGTAGAAGAAGTCTTTAATTCCTGGTTTTATTTAGGGAAATTGGGTGCATTTAATGCCGAAAATCTCCAGGTACAAGAAACTGGGGTTGATTTAAGTTACCTTAATTATGACTCCCAGGGTTATGACAAAAGCCTATTGGCGCTGATGCACAATATGGGTGAGTTGGAGTATGAAGGACAATGGGCGCGATGTTGGTTTGATTTGGGAACTAGTGATGCGATCGCCATTGATATTTTAATCAATGCTCTCACTCAACTAAGTGAAGAATACGTCACTATTGAAGAATTTTACATCGGCGGCGAGAATGAAAATTGGCCGGTCGAAGATAGTGACAGTCGCCCTCACTCTATTTACGATAATTAA
- a CDS encoding NUDIX hydrolase translates to MTKHGEIRVIVLGLVQNGNRIFVSEGYDPVKQSTFYRALGGGVDFGETSLAALKREFQEEIQAELTNIRYLGCIENLFTFNARKGHEIIQLYQCDFTDPKFYQLESLVFYESEHHKHRAIWIDIDRFKSGELILVPEEFFNYL, encoded by the coding sequence ATGACTAAACACGGCGAAATTCGGGTAATAGTCTTAGGATTGGTTCAAAACGGGAACCGCATTTTTGTCTCCGAAGGCTACGACCCCGTCAAGCAATCAACTTTTTATCGTGCTTTAGGTGGTGGTGTGGACTTTGGCGAAACCAGTCTAGCAGCTTTGAAAAGGGAATTTCAAGAAGAAATTCAGGCAGAATTAACAAATATTCGCTATCTAGGTTGCATAGAAAACCTATTTACATTTAATGCTAGAAAGGGACATGAAATTATTCAGCTTTATCAATGTGATTTCACTGATCCCAAGTTTTATCAGTTGGAGAGCTTAGTATTTTATGAATCTGAGCATCATAAACATAGAGCAATATGGATAGATATTGACCGCTTCAAATCTGGTGAACTGATATTAGTACCAGAGGAATTTTTTAATTATTTATAA
- a CDS encoding DUF6679 family protein: protein MKSILQTYLEKEIWILIRDKWYYATIIGIWDDLLCFKHRTHNKDTEEDTLWEMIVKVSEVVAIDKVVSVVSRKPDVFMSRLLETDRHTNNHQEHENS from the coding sequence GTGAAATCTATTCTACAAACTTACCTAGAGAAAGAAATCTGGATACTGATACGAGATAAATGGTATTACGCAACCATTATTGGGATTTGGGATGACTTGTTGTGCTTTAAACATAGAACTCACAACAAAGACACGGAGGAAGATACTTTGTGGGAAATGATTGTCAAAGTCAGCGAAGTAGTTGCCATTGATAAAGTTGTCTCAGTTGTGAGTAGAAAACCGGATGTGTTTATGTCACGACTTCTAGAAACCGACAGACATACTAATAATCATCAGGAACATGAAAATTCTTGA
- a CDS encoding PadR family transcriptional regulator — protein sequence MSLAYIILGFLQKEDMTGYDLKTNCFDQCIAHLWPADQGQIYKTLDKLFEQGWINCHVEIQRDRPNRKVYSLTEMGKTEFVRWLQSPQPLPIVREPLLVQLFFAAQLSNEAIASLLQQQLAAHDEKISSCEAINFPPVEDELGMREQLIHRLMVELIVRREETYIDWLKSAIKMLEVEN from the coding sequence ATGTCCTTGGCTTATATAATCCTCGGTTTCCTACAAAAAGAAGATATGACAGGTTACGACCTCAAGACAAATTGTTTCGATCAATGTATTGCTCACTTATGGCCAGCCGATCAAGGGCAGATTTATAAGACGCTCGATAAGCTGTTTGAGCAGGGTTGGATTAATTGCCATGTTGAGATTCAGCGCGATCGCCCCAACCGTAAAGTCTATAGTCTCACAGAAATGGGCAAAACCGAGTTTGTAAGGTGGTTGCAATCCCCCCAGCCCTTGCCTATAGTCAGAGAACCTTTACTTGTACAATTATTTTTTGCAGCTCAATTATCGAATGAGGCGATCGCTAGTCTACTACAACAGCAGCTAGCAGCTCACGATGAAAAAATCAGTAGTTGTGAAGCCATCAATTTTCCACCTGTTGAAGATGAATTGGGAATGCGTGAGCAATTAATCCATAGGCTAATGGTGGAATTAATCGTGCGTCGTGAGGAAACTTATATTGACTGGTTAAAGTCAGCCATCAAAATGCTAGAAGTTGAAAATTAA
- a CDS encoding serine/threonine protein kinase: protein MELDAFNKGAIPLINHPDCSALGYQVIRELGRNQEEGRITYLAHHHSKQQVVIKEFSFAHTYADWFGVTAYESEAQILQKLNHPRIPRYLDSFATQTAFYLVQEYKHALPLSSKRSFQAEEIKQIAVSILEILVYLQQRIDPIIHRDIKPENILVDDQLNAYLVDFGLARVQDTKIALTSLLTGTPGFIPPEEQSGYSLSLASDLYSVGATLVCLLANIRSVDIDKLINSKGYFDFQKLDSPIDLRFRSWLMGMVEPKWQYRYANAADALAALQPIQVTGNATAMEILATVIKLKYQTTVLCLAIIGVLAVAGATLILSQQGGTAQQLQEARKSEVL from the coding sequence ATGGAGCTTGATGCGTTTAATAAAGGAGCAATTCCCTTAATCAATCATCCAGATTGTTCTGCTCTAGGTTATCAAGTTATTCGAGAACTGGGACGAAACCAAGAAGAAGGTCGCATCACTTATTTAGCTCATCATCATTCTAAGCAACAGGTAGTAATTAAAGAATTCAGTTTTGCTCATACCTATGCTGACTGGTTTGGTGTGACAGCTTATGAAAGTGAAGCGCAAATCTTACAAAAACTAAATCATCCCCGCATACCCCGCTATCTGGATTCTTTTGCAACGCAGACAGCTTTCTATTTAGTACAGGAATATAAACACGCTCTACCCTTAAGCTCAAAACGCAGTTTCCAAGCAGAAGAAATTAAACAAATAGCTGTATCAATTTTAGAAATTTTGGTGTATTTACAGCAACGAATTGACCCAATTATTCATCGAGATATCAAACCAGAAAATATTTTAGTTGATGACCAACTGAATGCTTACTTAGTGGATTTTGGTTTAGCTAGGGTACAGGATACAAAAATAGCTCTCACCAGCTTACTAACAGGAACACCAGGCTTTATACCACCAGAGGAACAATCAGGCTATTCTTTATCTTTGGCTTCGGACTTATACAGTGTAGGGGCGACACTAGTTTGTTTACTTGCTAATATCCGTTCTGTGGATATTGATAAGTTAATCAACAGTAAGGGTTATTTTGATTTTCAAAAACTAGATTCTCCCATCGATTTACGCTTCCGCTCTTGGTTAATGGGCATGGTGGAACCCAAGTGGCAATATCGCTATGCTAATGCCGCAGATGCTTTGGCAGCACTCCAGCCCATTCAAGTTACTGGTAATGCCACAGCTATGGAAATATTAGCCACAGTCATCAAGTTGAAATATCAAACTACAGTTTTGTGTTTAGCAATAATTGGGGTGCTAGCAGTCGCCGGGGCTACTTTGATATTGTCTCAACAAGGTGGAACTGCTCAACAGTTACAAGAGGCTAGGAAATCAGAAGTTTTGTAA
- a CDS encoding alpha/beta fold hydrolase, with protein MTLKTQPLAATAIANFDKLVWNWRNYKIQYTVMGTGQPLVLVHGFGASIGHWRKNIPVLANAGYQVFAIDLLGFGGSDKAVIDYSVDVWVELLKDFWTAHIQQPAVFVGNSIGALLSLIVLAKHPEITSGGVLINSAGGLSHRPHELNPPLRIVMATFNRVVRSPITGKFVFNRIRQKAQIRRTLYQVYRDRTAVTDELVDLLYTPSCDPGAQQVFASILTAPPGPTPEELLPQIERPLLVIWGADDPWTPITGAKIYEQAQESGQDITIIPIPGAGHCPHDEVPNVVNAQIIDWLAQRK; from the coding sequence ATGACTTTAAAGACTCAACCGCTAGCAGCGACGGCGATCGCTAATTTTGATAAACTGGTGTGGAATTGGCGTAATTACAAAATTCAGTACACAGTCATGGGTACTGGACAGCCATTAGTCCTAGTTCACGGTTTTGGTGCTTCCATCGGACATTGGCGCAAGAACATTCCAGTTTTGGCGAATGCTGGCTACCAAGTCTTTGCGATTGATTTGCTGGGTTTTGGCGGCTCTGACAAAGCGGTAATCGATTACAGTGTAGATGTTTGGGTAGAACTGCTAAAAGACTTTTGGACAGCCCATATTCAACAACCAGCCGTATTTGTCGGTAATTCCATTGGCGCACTTTTAAGCCTGATAGTATTGGCAAAACATCCAGAGATTACATCTGGTGGTGTTTTAATCAACTCAGCAGGTGGTTTAAGCCATCGCCCCCATGAACTAAACCCACCACTACGGATTGTGATGGCCACATTTAATCGAGTAGTGCGATCGCCCATTACAGGCAAATTTGTCTTTAACCGTATCAGACAAAAAGCTCAAATTCGCCGCACACTCTACCAAGTTTACCGCGATCGTACAGCCGTCACCGATGAGTTAGTCGATTTACTTTACACCCCATCCTGCGACCCTGGAGCGCAGCAAGTTTTCGCCTCCATCCTCACAGCACCTCCTGGCCCCACACCAGAGGAACTATTACCCCAAATAGAACGTCCTTTACTAGTGATTTGGGGCGCTGACGACCCGTGGACACCAATTACAGGGGCGAAGATTTACGAGCAAGCCCAGGAGAGTGGTCAAGACATAACAATTATTCCCATTCCTGGTGCTGGTCATTGTCCCCACGATGAAGTCCCCAATGTAGTCAATGCCCAGATTATTGATTGGTTGGCGCAAAGGAAATAA